GGTGGCCCTTGCGATCATGAGCGTGGACTTGGCGAAGATGAGCGACAAGATGAGGGCCTGGTTCGAGGCCAAGCAGAAGGAGATGCTCGACGCCGAAGGCCTGAACTAGGTCATCCGATCGGCCGTGGCCGTTTTTTTTAGGCTGGCATGGGTGCCGCCCGCCCGCTGGGCCGCTGGTTGTGTGCCGGCGAGAAAACATTCATTTTGATGGCCGACAGCCGGCGATGGACGTGTAGGTTGCTGGCTCTGTTGCCGGCGTGATGAACCGGGGCCGCTGGCCTGAACTAGGGCTTGGCATTTGAAAGGTTGCTTCTGGTTTTTCAAATAGACGTGGACATGATGAGGCAAATGGATGCGGCCGCGCGCTGGGTGCACGGCCACCGTATTCAGGACACGATCCCAAATCGCTATTCAAACGGATAGAATCCGGATAAAACGGACGTTCGTTTAGGGTAGCGAGGTGAAGATGGCCTAAACGTGGTCCGCGGAATCAGCTGCCGCGTTTACGTGTTCAGTGTGCTCACACgttattttattttaatatttCAGGACTCAAGATCGCATGATTGTTCCATATTGGTTCGAGATAGCTTAGCGGCCAAGATTGTATTTCAGCTTCCGTCTAAGCTGCCACAAACACAAGAGGTGCAAAACATACGGTTTTCATCGTCGTTTTATTATTTGAGCGATGCAAATATAAGTTTTTGCAGGCGCACATCTCATAATCCTTATCTTCAGACTTCACTTCACGTGCGCAAGCGTGACTTTTATATTTGTTTGCACCCACTCCATACAACTTTTCTTTTTCAGATTAGTAATGACTAACGCGGAATTCAACTTACAGAAAATTTTAGCTGACCTCTATTATTTGTCATTTCATTTATTTTTTCTTTGTTGAGGGTATAACCTGCTACAATGACACCCAAAGGTTAACTGGTTTTAATATTTCTGGGATAAGCAGCAGGAACCCTTGACTGAGCTGGCTGAAAGGTGTCAAATGATGACGGTGCTAGTGATCTCCTGGATGCCATGGGAGAATCAGACAGCAGGGGCTCATAAACTGAGCTCTTATTCTTGACCAGCTAGTGTCCTCCGTCTCACTTTTTTCATCGGCATAAGCATGAGTGGTGATTAAGAAAATAACAACTGCCTGAAACCAAGCAAAAAAAGAAGAACCTCTCATCAGCCACGTCAAAATCGGTGCATTGGCATTACAAATTGGTGGGTTCAGCCTCCTCTCCATGACTTTCTATTTTAAGAAGACATCCCTTGCCCCCTCACCACAACCCGCACCAACCCATCCGCGTAACAGCAGCAAGAACCAAAGAATTATGAAAAATTGTAGTTCGTGAATTAACTTCAATCCACCGCAAGTATGCCCGCTATTACTAGCTTTCGGAGCACCATCCATTAGTCGCTAATAATGCGTAGATAACAGAGGACCATTCACTGAAAATACAATGTACGCACATTTCGTACGAGTGAAGGAACGCGAGTAAATAACAAGTAAATAATGTAGTTCATATAATTTCTTTTTTCAAAACAAGTTGACAGTAATCACTTACTGAGTTTAAGAACTCATAATTCTAGTGAAATGCATGAAAATTATTTCATATTTTTTGCAACTGTCATTTCCAGACTAGAAGCATCGCATGGTGCACCAAAAATGTACTCACATGATATAATGATCGACCAAACCAACCAGCAAAAGTACTTGGATTAAAAGCCTGCAAAATATGCATATATTAGTGAAGGCAACACAAATTTGATTCCAAAAAATTACAGATAATTTATTGCATATACCGAGTTACTAAAAGAACATATAGAACATATGGATGCTGTCAACAACAAATGAAAGGAGATATAATCTACtacctccgtcccataatgtaagagcGTTCTTGACATTACACTAGTgtaaaaaacgctcttatattatgggacggaggaagTACCTTCCAGCCTGGCAGTAAAGTAAAATTTCTGGGTTCTGTGCCACTGTCTTTTCAGATAAATCCTTGTCCAGGGCAGTAGTTAGAACAGGAATGCTTGACATCATAAGCCATCAAACTAACTGAATTGAATAAACTTGTTCGGTAATAGCTGAAACAAAAGAAAAACTGCATGCATACAATATGGGAATGCTGACAAGAGCAACTAGTATCCAGTATGCTTAAATGAAATATGAGAAAGATATTACATATACGATCTGAAGGTGCAATAAGGACTCGTGACTTTGTTTGTTACTTAAGAGTATCTGAATAAAGCAAATTAACAATGACTTGTAGAACGAATACTGCGAAAGGAAGGGAGTACGGTTGTGTGAGTATCATCCATGGACCTGAACTCTGAACTCTGCCAAGAAGGAAAAGCAGAAATAAAAAAACATCAGAATTTCAGTGCATTTCAGTGTTTCAACCATCATGTAATCAAATTATGAGACCAACAGTTGAGCAATTTCATAAAACACAAAAAATTATCTAGGTAACATATAATCAAACTCTTGCCCACAACTTCAGTTTTATTTTAAACATTTCAGGGGAAAAGCTACACTGTTGTTCACATCAACACAGCTTGGGATATACTTTTGGCTTGCTAAATCTTCTATGAGCTCTGTTTACATGAGAAACATCTCAAGACATTAGAACGATGGCCCAGTGATATTTTAAGGAGAAAGCATACAAAACTCAGCAAGTGGTTAGTATTGCATAATTTACTACCACGGTTAGTATTGCATAAGATTTAATGAGACTTGGAGCAACAATGAGCTGGAAGCCTGAAATGATAGGCATCAGTGCAGCGGCTTGAAGACTTGGGAGTAGGGCGACACGACAGCCTCCTGCACCATCTTCCTTGGGTCGCCTGGATCGGGCCCCCACCTCACCTCGCTCATGTTGGGCGTCTCGACGAACATCATGGTGAACTCGCCCACCTTCTCCACTCGTCCTCGCTTGCCGGCGCGCAAGAACAGGTTGTTGCCCCTGTGGTACGAGAAGATGCCATTCGTGAGCCGCACGATGTCCCCAGGCTCGAAGGCATCGCACTCGGTGCCCCACAGAAGGAAATGCACCGCCGCCGTCTCGTCAGCCACTAGTGACGGGCATGTCTCCTCCCTGCCGTGCGCGTTTGCGTGGGCTGGGCGGGGCGCCTTGTCGACCACGATGAACGTCGTGTTCACTGTGTTAGTCGCTGCCGGGACGAGGTCCTTGAGCTTCACCTCCATCCTCCCGCCACCTATAGCTTCTTCGGCCTGCAACAGATTTATTGATAACCAGAGTAAGTGCGCATGAACTAGCTACATTTGCATCATAAAAGTACGACCTCGCTGCATCTAGTCCATGCTCAGTGTTCATGACGAAACAGCGTTCAGCCTGTACCGGGCAATTGAACGAACACCTTGTGGTCATCCGAGATAAATCTCTAGACCAGCGTCCAGGCAATAGAACCAAACGCATgagaaagagaagaaaaaaagtGTGGCGATCTTGTCCCTTTTGCGTTATCGTGATGACGCGGGCTTGCCTTTATACCGCCGCCTGAGTTAACCCTCGCTCTTCGCCATTTCTCCCCACCGGGGCCTCTGCTCTGCCTTATGTTTGGGTTGGTGTGATCCAATCATGTTGATTGCGGCAGGACCGATACTCATTTTGTCCGACCTTGTTGGGTCCGTCAGACGAACCACATCACCCTCCACCCCATACTCTAGCCCGATACACGACTCCTCCCCCTGCTCCATCCCTACGCAATTTCATCCACCACTACCAACTCACCTACTTAGTTTTGTAGATCAAGTGCACAGACTAAAGGTAGCTCAGTCAACTTCTACAACAGCCGCTGGACTTGGAAAGAAAAAACGGGAACTTGAAAATCATGCTTCCAAAATTGTAAAACCAATTTTAATGATCTACCATACCCAATAGAACTATCTTGCAGCAGGCCATTAAAGCACCTTACCCAGACAATCAAATTCTATTATTTTTCTTTTCCTGGTAGAACAATTCTAACCAGGGTAATTTTTGTGTTAACAATAAAAGTACAAATGTGTTGTAAATTTCTCCTCGAGTTTGAACAGATGAATCAATGTCATTGAAAGGAGTAGGACATGTCTGTAAGACTGTAACTCTATAAAAAAGATAACATGATGCACTGCCTAATAAATGCACCTCAAAGATTGCTAGAAACCCTGTTTGAAAATTACAGAGCAGATGAATACAATGAGTGAGAGGATAGGTATCACTATTAGCAGAACATGCTTAATTAATTATCAAAAGATAATATTCCTTAGGCATCGCAGAACAGTTTAGCAATAATAAGAATGGTGCAGCCGACATTCTGTTctcagctactccctccgttcggaaatacttgtcctagaaatggttgtatgtagacttattttagttctagatacaaccatttctaagacaagtatttccgaacggagggagtaaatgcCAAATCAGACAGCCTAATACAAAGGTGGAAGCTCCTTCTAGTTCCTCTAGTATACAACAGAAGGAAACATTGCATTCTTGGTGGGTGCTAGTGTGTAATATCAGTACTAAGGTTCTCGTGGGAATATAGACTTGAATATTTATTTAAACCAAGCATCAAAACTTAAAAGTAAAAACGTATTCTCCAGTGAGACATGTGAAATGAAGCAGCATCTCCGAGTGCAACTCTAGCCTACAAACACTATAACAGTAACACATAATCTGAAATTCTCTCTGAAAGAACTACATATAATCTGAAGAATCATACAGCGGCAAATAATGACAGGCTGCAACCACTTATTATATCTGTATGTATGTACCACTACGCTCCAGAATAAGGCTGAATGCtcttggagagctccggattcgggtaagtgacaagtaattcacttttacgtgtttgctttgcatagagaatgccttacccgccgctatcttttttattgcctcaacctcctggagggccttctgggcttcggccttggcagacttggcatcttcaatggccgccgcgagctcagactctcgcgtcttcgagtcaagctccaaactctcatgttttttcatgagaacctggagctcttgccgcacctcgccaacctgcgtctcatgcttctcccgctcggtgcgctccgtggcctccctctTTTCGGCCTCGAatagcgcttgcttaagggtcgccacctcagttgtggcccctacaatagccgcgttaatcctgtcactttttgcaattgcacctttcacatctttcaataaggtattccttaccttccttctcctcgaggtGCTGCTTGGCTAGgacgagctcttgctcggaccgctcgaggttctgcttcagcatatccacctccgcagtcagtgcagcgaaggccaacagcgaagcctgcatacgctaTTGACTTGAtcatgttagactcctgcgaatgttattagatcctctattcgacttttctttccgaacgccgaacggagcatcaggggctactgtctatgcggtaatatttttacatattctttacttacctcaaagccggTTAGAGCGCTGGCACAGGCTTCaatcagtccgctcttggcggactgaaccttctggatcaccgcactcataatagtgcggtgctcctcgccaagggaggcgccgttaagcgtctccagcaaactgtccggtgcctccggttggacggaggtcaccggctcggtaggcttgatcctcttggaaggaggctgcctaccggagtccggaaccgttgaaggttccggcgtggtgtccggctcaaggccggacttggagcccttgggggttctatcccgtTTAcacctggagtccgggaggttgccttgtggcgcctccaggaccacctcctcctggcttggaacctgttgggacgccacctcggggccgtccgtagggtggggggaggaagccgtcagaagcgaattcacatccgacgaatccagggagccgctgcAACGGCATTAAATCCAGTGAGGAGATGGTGGTCACCCCACCCCAGTGGCACGAGCAGCATCTCTCTGGCCAAAGACTGCAAGGAAGGCTCCAGACAACGGGGGCCGGGGCGGAGGAGGGGAGAGGCGGAGGGAGGTGCCCGTGTCGGGGCGGAGGAAGGCGACGGACAGGCTGAGGGCTCCGTCACCAGAGAAAAAGGGAGAGGGGGCGAGGGGGCGCAGATCTTACCGGAGAGAAGGCGGCAGtcgtcgcccgcgccgccgccttcgcctcGTTGTGCGGTAGGGATTTCTTGCGCCTGGCCTGGATTTTTTTTAGGCAAATGGATTTTGGTTTTTGTCCTCGCTCTGGAGCTTGCCAGGCAGAGAGGCGCTGCTATGTATCGCGCACACGATCGCTACGCTCGCGGGCAAATCCTAAACGGCGCCCGTTTCTTCGCTGCGCGCAAACGAGCGCATACCCCCGCGAtgcgctgggccggcccatttaatccTTTTTCTGTTAAAACTGCATCGATCAAAAAAGGGTGTTACCACCAGACAATGATCCACTTGGTGTCTGTCAGCCTCTTTTCCTTCTTTTCTTGTTTCTCCAGGTTGCGa
The genomic region above belongs to Triticum urartu cultivar G1812 unplaced genomic scaffold, Tu2.1 TuUngrouped_contig_6269, whole genome shotgun sequence and contains:
- the LOC125530368 gene encoding SOSS complex subunit B homolog codes for the protein MEVKLKDLVPAATNTVNTTFIVVDKAPRPAHANAHGREETCPSLVADETAAVHFLLWGTECDAFEPGDIVRLTNGIFSYHRGNNLFLRAGKRGRVEKVGEFTMMFVETPNMSEVRWGPDPGDPRKMVQEAVVSPYSQVFKPLH